From one Conyzicola nivalis genomic stretch:
- the mmsA gene encoding multiple monosaccharide ABC transporter ATP-binding protein, with product MQSITKEFPGVKALDKVSLSVKASEIHAICGENGAGKSTLMKVLSGVYPFGTYDGDIVYEGKTVRFKDIKSSEAAGIVIIHQELALIPELSITENIFLGNEPGRGGVINWVEAQKEATQLLARVGLDDDPDTQVKNIGVGKQQLVEIAKALNKNVKLLILDEPTAALNENDSQHLLDLILGLKSKGISSIMISHKLNEIEQIADQITIIRDGKSIETLDVKADGVDEDRIIRGMVGRTLGNRFPDHTAEIGEVFFEVRDWTVQHPLTAERLVVKNSSFTVRRGEVVGFAGLMGAGRTELAMSIFGRSYGKFISGQVFKDGKEIKLRTVSEAIDHGIAYVSEDRKALGLNLLDTIKRSIVSAKLGKISKGAVVNETEETQISEEYRKSLRIKTPTVEEGVTKLSGGNQQKVVLAKWMFTDPDLLILDEPTRGIDVGAKAEIYGIIRDLAAQGKGIIMISSELPELLGVSDRIYTIFEGKITNELPVTQADPETLMRSMTSSSQKVVA from the coding sequence ATGCAGTCCATCACCAAGGAGTTTCCTGGAGTTAAGGCCCTCGACAAGGTTTCCCTCTCGGTCAAAGCCAGCGAGATCCACGCGATCTGCGGCGAAAACGGCGCTGGCAAGTCCACGCTGATGAAGGTGCTGTCGGGCGTCTACCCCTTCGGAACCTACGACGGCGACATCGTCTACGAGGGCAAGACCGTCCGCTTTAAGGACATCAAGTCGAGCGAGGCCGCCGGCATCGTCATCATCCACCAGGAACTCGCCCTCATCCCCGAGCTCTCGATCACCGAGAACATCTTCCTCGGCAACGAGCCGGGCCGCGGCGGCGTCATCAACTGGGTCGAGGCACAGAAGGAAGCGACGCAGCTGCTCGCCCGTGTCGGACTCGACGACGACCCCGACACGCAGGTCAAGAACATCGGCGTCGGCAAGCAGCAGCTCGTCGAGATCGCCAAGGCACTCAACAAGAACGTGAAGCTACTCATCCTCGACGAGCCGACCGCCGCGCTCAACGAGAACGACTCGCAGCACCTGCTCGACCTCATCCTGGGGCTCAAGAGCAAGGGCATCTCCTCGATCATGATCTCGCACAAGCTCAACGAGATCGAGCAGATCGCCGACCAGATCACGATCATCCGCGACGGCAAGTCGATCGAGACGCTCGACGTCAAGGCCGACGGAGTCGACGAAGACCGCATCATCCGCGGCATGGTCGGCCGCACCCTCGGCAACAGGTTCCCCGACCACACCGCCGAAATCGGCGAGGTCTTCTTCGAGGTGCGCGACTGGACGGTGCAGCACCCGCTCACCGCCGAGCGACTCGTGGTCAAGAACTCCAGCTTCACCGTTCGCCGCGGTGAGGTCGTCGGATTCGCCGGCCTCATGGGCGCCGGCCGTACCGAGCTCGCCATGAGCATCTTCGGCCGCTCCTACGGCAAGTTCATCTCCGGCCAGGTCTTCAAGGACGGCAAGGAGATCAAGCTCCGCACCGTGTCCGAGGCGATCGACCACGGAATCGCCTACGTGAGCGAAGACCGCAAGGCCCTCGGCCTGAACCTGCTCGACACGATCAAGCGCTCGATCGTTTCGGCGAAGCTCGGCAAGATCTCGAAGGGCGCCGTCGTCAACGAGACCGAGGAGACGCAGATCTCCGAGGAATACCGCAAGAGCCTGCGCATCAAGACCCCCACGGTCGAGGAGGGCGTCACCAAGCTCTCCGGTGGAAACCAGCAGAAGGTCGTTCTGGCCAAGTGGATGTTCACCGACCCCGACCTGCTCATCCTCGACGAGCCGACCCGAGGCATCGACGTCGGAGCCAAGGCCGAGATCTACGGAATCATCCGTGACCTCGCCGCCCAGGGCAAGGGCATCATCATGATCTCGTCCGAACTGCCCGAGCTGCTCGGCGTCTCCGACCGGATCTACACGATCTTCGAAGGCAAGATCACCAACGAACTCCCGGTCACTCAGGCCGATCCCGAAACCCTCATGCGCAGCATGACGTCGTCCTCACAGAAAGTAGTCGCGTAA
- a CDS encoding ROK family transcriptional regulator: MHATYMTTRYRSRNPGSQTALRQSNQQRIITSLVSGGPSTQAEISRNTGLSNATVSNIVKALAERGIVSTAPTTSSGRRALSVSLSGENGAVAVGIDFGRRHVRVLVAGLDYQVIASEAVELPLGHSASVALDAASRLLASVLESSGVSPSLVLGIGVGIPGPIDRRSETVIEGAILPEWVGITHAQIEARLNYPVYIDNDANLGALAEVTWGPHSGTDNLVFVKIGSGIGAGLIFNGLPFGGNIGVTGEIGHTPVHDHGLLCRCGNRGCLETVASTTVMIELLSRTSPTTVATTDIVRAALAGDHATLRIIEDAGLAVGRSVAAIVNLVNPAIVVIGGPLAGLGELLLDPVRRGLNVYAVPMLSETTELVMSSLGEQAEALGASALVLRQTGLLSPLPL; the protein is encoded by the coding sequence TTGCACGCTACATATATGACAACGAGGTACAGGTCCCGAAACCCGGGATCGCAGACGGCGCTGCGCCAGTCGAACCAGCAGCGCATCATCACCAGCCTCGTCTCCGGCGGCCCCTCCACGCAGGCCGAGATCTCGCGCAATACCGGGTTGTCGAACGCCACCGTGTCGAACATCGTCAAGGCCCTCGCCGAGCGGGGGATCGTGAGCACGGCGCCCACCACGAGCTCGGGTCGACGGGCGCTGTCGGTCAGTCTTTCGGGCGAGAACGGCGCTGTCGCCGTGGGCATCGACTTCGGCCGCCGCCACGTGCGCGTGCTCGTCGCCGGCCTCGACTACCAGGTCATCGCGTCCGAGGCCGTCGAACTGCCGCTCGGTCACAGCGCCTCGGTGGCCCTGGATGCCGCGTCCCGCCTGCTCGCCTCGGTGCTCGAGTCGAGCGGCGTCAGCCCCTCGCTCGTGCTCGGCATCGGCGTGGGAATCCCCGGCCCGATCGACCGGCGCAGCGAGACGGTGATCGAGGGCGCGATCCTGCCCGAGTGGGTCGGCATCACGCACGCGCAGATCGAGGCCCGGCTCAACTACCCGGTCTACATCGACAACGACGCGAACCTGGGGGCGCTGGCCGAGGTCACATGGGGGCCGCACAGCGGCACCGACAACCTCGTCTTCGTCAAGATCGGCTCGGGCATCGGCGCCGGACTCATCTTCAACGGCCTGCCGTTCGGCGGCAACATCGGGGTCACCGGCGAGATCGGGCACACCCCGGTGCACGACCACGGGCTGCTCTGCCGGTGCGGCAACCGCGGCTGCCTCGAGACCGTGGCGTCGACGACCGTGATGATCGAGTTGCTCAGCCGCACCAGTCCCACCACCGTCGCGACGACCGACATCGTGCGGGCCGCCCTCGCCGGCGACCACGCGACGCTGCGCATCATCGAGGACGCCGGTCTGGCTGTCGGGCGTTCCGTCGCGGCCATCGTCAACCTGGTGAACCCGGCCATCGTCGTCATCGGCGGCCCGCTCGCCGGCCTGGGCGAGCTGCTGCTCGATCCGGTGCGGCGCGGACTGAACGTCTACGCCGTGCCGATGCTGAGCGAAACCACCGAACTGGTGATGTCGTCGCTCGGCGAACAGGCCGAGGCGCTGGGGGCTTCCGCGCTCGTGCTGCGACAGACCGGGCTGCTCTCCCCGCTGCCGCTGTAG
- a CDS encoding cyclase family protein gives MTQYRAHFDARIQFVNGGSLTAEAFRLDLPETLPTAHADAEAVGRLLVRHLGLALVDSVALSNLAIVEEQHRGSRGIDATNPEQRGRLVDLSHAIYEGLVTYPGLPAPTFTPHLTRADSRSRYTPGTEFALDTITMLGNTGTYLDSPFHRYEGGTDLAGLSLDTLVDQSAEVFHLSDATARGIPHTVFLDRDLAGRAVLLHTGWDRHFATPAYATGAPYLSEDGAAYLVEQGVTTVGIDSLNIDDVESGGTRPAHSLLLAAGIHVVEHLTGLEALPATGALFSAVPPRVVDFGTFPVRAYARVL, from the coding sequence ATGACCCAGTACCGCGCACACTTCGACGCCCGCATCCAGTTCGTGAACGGGGGATCGCTCACCGCCGAGGCCTTCCGTCTCGACCTGCCAGAAACGCTTCCTACGGCGCACGCCGATGCGGAAGCCGTCGGACGCCTGCTGGTGCGGCACCTGGGTCTCGCGCTGGTCGACTCCGTCGCCCTCTCGAACCTCGCGATCGTCGAGGAACAGCACCGCGGCTCGCGGGGCATCGACGCCACTAATCCCGAGCAGAGAGGCCGCCTCGTCGACCTCAGCCACGCGATCTACGAGGGCCTCGTCACCTACCCCGGCCTGCCCGCACCGACGTTCACCCCGCACCTCACCCGGGCGGACTCCCGATCGCGCTACACGCCGGGAACCGAATTCGCGCTCGACACCATCACCATGCTCGGAAACACGGGCACCTATCTCGACAGTCCCTTCCATCGTTACGAGGGTGGTACCGATCTCGCCGGGCTCAGCCTGGACACGCTCGTCGACCAGAGTGCCGAGGTCTTCCACCTTTCGGATGCCACGGCTCGCGGCATTCCGCACACGGTGTTCCTCGACCGCGACCTCGCCGGACGCGCGGTGCTGCTGCACACCGGGTGGGACCGCCACTTCGCCACGCCGGCCTACGCGACCGGGGCGCCGTATCTCAGCGAAGACGGCGCCGCCTACCTCGTCGAACAGGGCGTGACCACGGTCGGTATCGACTCGCTCAACATCGACGACGTCGAATCCGGCGGGACCCGCCCGGCGCACTCGCTGCTACTCGCGGCCGGAATCCACGTGGTGGAGCACCTCACCGGCCTCGAGGCGCTGCCGGCGACCGGCGCGCTGTTTTCGGCGGTGCCGCCCCGGGTCGTCGACTTCGGCACCTTCCCGGTGCGGGCGTACGCGCGCGTATTGTGA
- a CDS encoding cystathionine gamma-synthase encodes MSDEKYGFSTRAITAGQHFDPTTGAVVPPVYLTSTFVQDGIGGFRGGYEYARGGNPTRDSLQEQLASLEGGVKAFSFASGLAGEDALLRAVLTPGDHIVMGNDVYGGTHRLVNRVFVPWGIDLEVVELTDLDAVRASIRPGVTKVLWIETPTNPLMKINDIAALAEIGHEAGVLVVVDNTFASPYLQQPIALGADAVIHSTTKYLGGHSDVVGGAVVVNDEELAAKVGFLQFGVGAVSGPLDAWLTIRGIKTLAVRLDRHSANAQSIAETLAEHPAIETVYYPGLPTHPGHELASRQMKAFGGMISLGLAGGEAAARAFAESTELFQLAESLGGVESLIGYPSEMTHASVRGTALEVPANVVRLSVGIEDVADLTADLLTALDRVARL; translated from the coding sequence GTGTCAGACGAAAAGTACGGCTTCAGCACGCGCGCCATCACCGCGGGACAGCACTTCGACCCGACGACGGGGGCCGTGGTTCCCCCGGTCTACCTCACCTCGACCTTCGTGCAGGACGGCATCGGCGGATTCCGCGGCGGCTACGAATACGCGCGCGGCGGCAACCCGACGCGTGACTCGCTGCAGGAGCAACTCGCCTCGCTCGAGGGCGGAGTCAAGGCCTTCAGCTTCGCCTCCGGACTCGCCGGCGAAGACGCCCTGTTGCGGGCGGTGCTCACGCCCGGTGACCACATCGTGATGGGCAACGACGTCTACGGCGGCACCCACCGGCTGGTCAACCGCGTATTCGTGCCGTGGGGTATCGACCTCGAGGTCGTCGAACTCACCGACCTCGACGCCGTGCGCGCGTCGATCCGACCGGGTGTCACCAAGGTGCTGTGGATCGAGACGCCCACCAACCCGCTGATGAAGATCAACGACATCGCGGCGCTCGCCGAGATCGGCCACGAGGCCGGAGTGCTCGTCGTGGTCGACAACACCTTCGCATCGCCCTACCTGCAGCAGCCGATTGCGCTCGGCGCCGACGCCGTGATCCACTCGACCACGAAGTACCTCGGCGGCCACTCCGACGTCGTCGGCGGCGCCGTCGTCGTCAACGACGAGGAGCTCGCCGCGAAGGTCGGCTTCCTCCAGTTCGGTGTCGGTGCGGTTTCCGGACCCTTGGATGCCTGGCTCACCATCCGGGGAATCAAGACCCTCGCGGTGCGCCTCGACCGCCACTCCGCCAACGCGCAGTCGATCGCGGAGACCCTCGCGGAGCATCCGGCGATCGAAACCGTCTATTACCCGGGCCTGCCCACCCATCCCGGACACGAGCTGGCGTCCCGCCAGATGAAGGCGTTCGGAGGGATGATCTCGCTCGGCCTGGCCGGAGGAGAGGCCGCGGCGCGCGCGTTCGCGGAGTCGACCGAACTGTTCCAGCTGGCGGAGTCGCTCGGCGGCGTCGAGTCGCTCATCGGCTACCCCTCGGAGATGACGCACGCCTCGGTGCGCGGAACCGCCCTCGAGGTGCCCGCGAACGTCGTGCGGTTGTCGGTGGGCATCGAGGATGTCGCGGACCTCACCGCCGACCTGCTCACCGCGCTCGACCGGGTGGCGCGGCTCTAA
- a CDS encoding cystathionine beta-synthase, giving the protein MKYAKTVLDLVGNTPLVRLNSVTTEIAATVLAKVEYLNPGGSSKDRIATRIIDAAERDGLLKPGGTIVEPTSGNTGVGLALVAQQRGYRCVFVLPDKVGEDKRNVLTAYGAEIVVTPTTVAPDSPESYYSVSDRLVREIPGAFKPDQYSNPNGPLSHYETTGPEIWRDTEGKVTHFVAGVGTGGTISGVGRYLKEVSGGAVQIIGADPEGSVYSGGTGRPYLVEGVGEDFWPTAYDPTVVDQIVASSDAESFELTRRLAREEGLLVGGSSGLAVSAALKAAKDLPADAVVVILLPDGGRGYLGKIFNEKWMQSYGFTQVAEEKTVSDVLSRKTGNLPDLVHVHPVDTVRDAVKIMAEYDISQLPVLTAEPPVVMGEVAGAISERALLDDIFNGKASMTDSIAEFVGAPLGLIGVHESVGAARTALAGSDALLVVSDGKPVGVLTRQDLLTFLTAE; this is encoded by the coding sequence ATGAAGTACGCAAAGACGGTGCTCGACCTCGTCGGAAACACCCCCCTGGTCAGGCTCAACAGTGTCACCACGGAAATCGCGGCGACCGTGCTGGCCAAGGTGGAATACCTCAACCCCGGCGGATCATCCAAAGACCGCATCGCGACCCGCATCATCGACGCCGCCGAACGCGACGGCTTGTTGAAACCGGGCGGGACCATCGTCGAGCCGACGAGCGGCAACACCGGAGTCGGCCTGGCGCTCGTCGCCCAGCAACGCGGCTACCGCTGCGTCTTCGTGCTGCCCGACAAGGTGGGCGAAGACAAGCGCAACGTGCTCACCGCCTACGGCGCCGAGATCGTGGTGACGCCGACCACGGTCGCCCCCGACAGTCCCGAGTCGTACTACAGCGTCAGCGACCGTCTCGTGCGCGAGATCCCTGGCGCGTTCAAGCCCGACCAGTACTCGAACCCGAACGGGCCGCTCAGCCACTACGAGACGACCGGCCCCGAGATCTGGCGCGACACCGAGGGCAAGGTGACGCACTTCGTCGCCGGCGTCGGCACCGGCGGCACCATCAGCGGCGTGGGCCGGTACCTCAAGGAGGTCTCCGGCGGAGCGGTGCAGATCATCGGCGCTGACCCCGAGGGCTCGGTCTATTCGGGCGGCACCGGTCGCCCCTACCTCGTCGAGGGCGTGGGCGAAGACTTCTGGCCGACGGCGTACGACCCCACCGTCGTGGATCAGATCGTCGCGTCATCCGATGCCGAATCGTTCGAACTCACCCGACGCCTCGCGCGCGAGGAGGGCCTGCTGGTGGGCGGATCGAGCGGTCTCGCCGTCTCCGCCGCGCTCAAGGCGGCCAAAGACCTTCCCGCCGACGCGGTCGTGGTGATCCTGCTTCCCGACGGGGGTCGAGGCTACCTCGGCAAGATCTTCAACGAGAAGTGGATGCAGTCGTACGGCTTCACCCAGGTGGCCGAGGAGAAGACGGTTTCCGACGTGCTCAGCCGCAAGACGGGCAACCTCCCCGACCTCGTGCACGTGCACCCGGTCGACACGGTGCGCGATGCCGTGAAGATCATGGCCGAGTACGACATCTCCCAGCTGCCGGTGCTAACCGCGGAGCCGCCCGTCGTGATGGGCGAGGTGGCGGGGGCGATCAGCGAACGCGCCCTGCTCGACGACATCTTCAACGGCAAGGCCAGCATGACCGACTCGATCGCGGAATTCGTCGGCGCCCCGCTCGGTTTGATCGGTGTGCACGAGTCGGTGGGCGCGGCGCGTACCGCGCTGGCCGGCTCCGACGCCCTGCTGGTGGTGAGCGACGGCAAGCCCGTCGGAGTGCTCACCCGGCAGGACCTGCTGACCTTCCTCACCGCCGAATAG
- a CDS encoding DUF3105 domain-containing protein has protein sequence MASNNPSTPSVKEQREAKRAEKVAVLKKQQAKEKRNRTIGIVAGALGAAAVIALVITFVVSSAVPKVDPADISIKGIETFDEVPAVHVATAVDYEADYGMNPPAGGNHNQAWLNCGVYSEPQQNENAVHALEHGAVWVTYDPDALSDEEVETLRDSIPSTYMLLTPYPDLPAPVVASAWANQVQLDGVDDPRLGDFIEKFRQSPDAPEPGAACTGAIDGPGKVS, from the coding sequence ATGGCCTCCAACAATCCCAGCACGCCTTCCGTCAAGGAGCAGCGCGAAGCGAAGCGCGCCGAGAAGGTCGCCGTGCTGAAGAAACAGCAGGCCAAGGAGAAGCGCAACCGCACCATCGGCATCGTGGCCGGTGCTCTCGGCGCCGCCGCGGTCATCGCGCTCGTCATCACGTTCGTCGTGAGCAGCGCGGTTCCCAAGGTCGACCCCGCCGACATCTCGATCAAGGGCATCGAGACCTTCGACGAGGTTCCCGCTGTGCACGTGGCGACCGCCGTCGACTACGAGGCCGACTACGGCATGAACCCTCCGGCCGGCGGCAACCACAACCAGGCCTGGCTCAACTGCGGCGTCTACTCCGAGCCGCAGCAGAACGAGAACGCCGTTCACGCGCTCGAGCACGGCGCCGTGTGGGTCACCTACGACCCCGACGCCCTGAGTGACGAAGAGGTCGAGACGCTGCGCGACTCGATCCCGAGCACCTACATGCTGCTGACCCCGTACCCCGATCTGCCCGCTCCCGTCGTGGCATCCGCCTGGGCCAACCAGGTCCAGCTCGACGGCGTCGACGACCCGCGCCTCGGCGACTTCATCGAGAAGTTCCGCCAGTCGCCCGACGCCCCCGAGCCGGGTGCGGCCTGCACCGGTGCCATCGATGGCCCCGGAAAAGTCTCCTAG
- a CDS encoding DUF305 domain-containing protein, whose product MAPEKSPSDGRRTRLIIAAVVASVLLLVAAFAAGSLSAPVATAPSSTSAEAGFARDMQTHHGQAVEMSFIIRDLTDDADVRLLAYDIANSQSQQAGQMNGWLTVWNLPQTAPEPSMTWMSRPALTGVSHEGMSEMGTGESSHTPGDAMPGMATAEQLAALKASTGTEAVRQYLTLMIAHHRGGVEMADAVLERSNERVVRSLAASIVKAQSSEIGYMQELLDALPAA is encoded by the coding sequence ATGGCCCCGGAAAAGTCTCCTAGCGACGGTCGGCGCACGCGGCTGATCATCGCCGCGGTCGTCGCATCCGTCCTGCTCCTCGTCGCGGCCTTCGCGGCGGGCAGCCTCTCGGCGCCGGTCGCCACCGCGCCGTCGTCGACGAGCGCCGAAGCCGGGTTTGCCCGCGACATGCAGACCCACCACGGCCAGGCCGTCGAGATGTCGTTCATCATCCGCGACCTCACCGACGACGCCGACGTCCGGTTGCTCGCCTACGACATCGCGAACTCGCAGTCGCAGCAGGCCGGGCAGATGAACGGCTGGCTCACCGTGTGGAACCTGCCGCAGACCGCGCCCGAGCCGTCGATGACCTGGATGTCGCGCCCCGCGCTCACCGGGGTCAGCCACGAGGGCATGAGCGAGATGGGCACCGGCGAGAGCAGCCACACGCCCGGCGACGCGATGCCCGGCATGGCGACCGCCGAGCAGCTCGCCGCGCTCAAGGCGTCGACCGGCACCGAGGCGGTCCGCCAGTACCTCACGCTGATGATCGCCCACCACCGCGGCGGCGTCGAGATGGCCGACGCCGTGCTTGAGCGCAGCAACGAACGCGTCGTGCGCTCGCTCGCGGCCAGCATCGTGAAGGCCCAGTCGAGCGAGATCGGCTACATGCAGGAACTGCTCGACGCGCTGCCCGCCGCCTAG
- a CDS encoding ABC transporter ATP-binding protein: MRGPGGHGGRVSGGDAAAQKAINATAPKIPDLLNRIGTLFAPHKRAITVTIVLVLVSAALSVAPPLLTKQAFDLGLFPEGGPNLPVLLELVGIMVLLWVISAILGVWQTWLTATVGNKVMGALRVRLFRHLQAMELAFFTRTKTGVIQSRLQNDVGGVAGVLSNTVSSVIGNTVTVIAAFVSMLLLSWQLTIVAVILLPILVLAQRKVGQVRARIATKTQESLSDMTAITQETLSVSGILLAKSFNQQQWETDRYARENDNQIGLQVRQAMSGQWFFAMVGIFLSVIPAVVYVAAAWLILRDVPVTAGTIVAFTTVQARLTFPLLGLMRVALDLQTSSALFARIFEYLDLKPSIKNAPDAKEVDPAHLGLVEFDDVVFRYPDAPADTRATLGGVSFRIEPGQFAAFVGPSGAGKTTVSYLIPRLHDASSGRVLFAGDDVRELDELSLVKHIGIVSQETYLFHASIGDNLRYAKPGATDDELVAAAKAANIHSTIESFPDGYNTLVGERGYRLSGGEKQRIAIARVLLKDPAVLILDEATSALDSIGERVVQEALDTASRGRTTIAIAHRLSTVVDADVIFVVVAGEIAESGTHEELLAARGTYWELYFDQTA; the protein is encoded by the coding sequence ATGCGCGGCCCCGGGGGTCATGGTGGTCGGGTCAGCGGCGGCGACGCCGCAGCGCAGAAGGCCATAAACGCCACGGCCCCGAAGATCCCCGACCTGCTGAACCGCATCGGCACGCTGTTCGCACCGCACAAGCGGGCGATCACCGTCACCATCGTTCTCGTGCTGGTCAGCGCCGCACTGAGCGTCGCGCCCCCGCTGCTCACGAAGCAGGCCTTCGACCTGGGCCTGTTCCCCGAGGGCGGCCCCAACCTGCCCGTGCTCCTCGAGCTCGTCGGCATCATGGTGCTGCTCTGGGTCATCTCCGCCATCCTCGGTGTCTGGCAGACCTGGCTCACCGCCACGGTCGGCAACAAGGTGATGGGTGCTCTGCGCGTGCGTCTCTTCCGCCACCTGCAGGCCATGGAACTCGCGTTCTTCACGCGCACGAAGACGGGTGTCATCCAGTCGCGCCTGCAGAACGACGTCGGCGGTGTGGCCGGCGTGCTCAGCAACACCGTCTCGAGCGTCATCGGTAACACGGTCACCGTGATCGCCGCCTTCGTGAGCATGCTGCTGCTCAGCTGGCAGCTGACCATCGTCGCGGTCATCCTGCTGCCCATCCTCGTTCTGGCCCAACGCAAGGTCGGTCAGGTGCGCGCGCGAATCGCCACCAAGACCCAGGAGTCGCTCAGCGACATGACCGCCATCACACAGGAGACGCTGAGCGTGTCCGGCATCCTGCTCGCGAAGAGTTTCAACCAACAGCAGTGGGAGACCGACCGCTACGCGCGGGAGAACGACAACCAGATCGGCCTGCAGGTCCGCCAGGCGATGAGCGGTCAATGGTTCTTCGCGATGGTGGGCATCTTCCTCTCGGTGATCCCCGCCGTGGTCTACGTCGCGGCGGCCTGGCTCATCCTGCGCGACGTGCCCGTCACCGCCGGAACGATCGTCGCCTTCACAACGGTGCAGGCGCGGCTCACCTTCCCGCTGCTCGGGCTCATGCGCGTGGCACTCGACCTGCAGACCTCGTCGGCGCTGTTCGCCCGCATCTTCGAATACCTGGATCTGAAGCCGTCGATCAAGAATGCTCCGGATGCGAAAGAGGTCGACCCCGCACACCTCGGGCTCGTCGAGTTCGACGACGTGGTGTTCCGGTATCCCGATGCCCCCGCCGACACTCGGGCGACCCTTGGCGGCGTGAGCTTCCGCATCGAACCCGGCCAGTTCGCCGCATTCGTCGGACCGTCGGGAGCCGGCAAAACCACGGTCTCCTACCTGATCCCGCGGCTGCACGACGCGTCGAGCGGTCGCGTCCTGTTCGCCGGCGACGACGTGCGCGAGCTAGACGAGCTCTCGCTCGTGAAGCACATCGGCATCGTCAGCCAGGAGACCTACCTCTTCCACGCCTCCATCGGCGATAACCTCCGTTACGCCAAACCGGGCGCGACGGATGACGAGCTCGTTGCCGCTGCGAAGGCCGCTAACATCCACTCGACCATCGAATCGTTCCCCGACGGCTACAACACCCTCGTCGGCGAACGCGGCTACCGGCTCAGCGGAGGCGAGAAGCAGCGCATCGCGATCGCGCGCGTGCTGCTGAAGGATCCCGCCGTGCTCATCCTCGACGAGGCGACGAGCGCGCTCGACTCGATCGGCGAGCGGGTCGTGCAGGAGGCGCTCGACACCGCGTCGCGCGGGCGCACGACGATCGCCATCGCGCACCGGCTCTCGACCGTGGTCGACGCCGACGTGATCTTCGTCGTGGTGGCCGGCGAGATTGCCGAAAGCGGCACGCACGAGGAGCTGCTCGCGGCGCGCGGCACCTACTGGGAGCTGTACTTCGACCAGACGGCGTGA
- a CDS encoding carbohydrate ABC transporter permease, which produces MSVSPVDLPVSGSRPVKGGIELAEEGTKTSRVKRRLTSRRATLAAVIIAVLWTTPTFGLLISSFRPAEQIRTTGWWTFFSNPVLTLDNYQDVLLSSSQSSPQLGAYFVNSLSIAIPGTIFPLVIASMAAYAFAWIKFRGSGVLFILVFALQIVPLQMALIPLLQTFGVILRPGQEWLHDVIPSIPEQNFLPIWIAHTIFALPLAIFLLHNFISEIPGEVIEAARVDGASHMQVFLRIVLPLALPAIASFAIFQFLWVWNDLLVALIFSGGTQDAAPLTQRLAELTGTRGQDWQRLTAAAFVSLIVPLIVFFGLQRYFVRGLLAGSTKG; this is translated from the coding sequence ATGAGCGTATCTCCCGTCGACCTGCCCGTTTCGGGGTCGCGCCCCGTCAAGGGCGGCATCGAACTCGCCGAAGAGGGCACCAAGACCAGTCGGGTCAAGCGGCGCTTGACGTCGCGTCGCGCCACGCTCGCCGCTGTGATCATCGCCGTGCTCTGGACGACCCCGACCTTCGGGCTGCTGATCTCGTCGTTCCGCCCGGCCGAGCAGATCCGCACGACCGGCTGGTGGACGTTCTTCAGCAACCCGGTGCTCACCCTCGACAACTACCAGGACGTGCTCCTCTCGTCGTCGCAGTCGTCGCCGCAGCTGGGCGCCTACTTCGTCAACTCGCTGTCGATCGCGATCCCCGGCACGATCTTCCCGCTCGTCATCGCGTCGATGGCCGCGTACGCCTTCGCCTGGATCAAGTTCCGCGGAAGCGGCGTGCTCTTCATCCTGGTGTTCGCGTTGCAGATCGTGCCGCTGCAGATGGCCCTCATCCCGCTGCTGCAGACCTTCGGCGTGATCCTGCGTCCCGGCCAGGAGTGGCTGCACGACGTCATCCCCTCCATCCCCGAGCAGAACTTCCTGCCGATCTGGATCGCGCACACGATCTTCGCGCTTCCCCTGGCGATCTTCCTGCTGCACAACTTCATCTCCGAGATTCCCGGCGAGGTGATCGAGGCCGCGCGGGTCGACGGCGCGAGTCACATGCAGGTCTTCCTGCGCATCGTGCTTCCGCTGGCCCTGCCGGCCATCGCCTCGTTCGCGATCTTCCAATTCCTCTGGGTGTGGAACGACCTGCTCGTGGCGCTGATCTTCTCCGGCGGCACGCAGGACGCGGCGCCGTTGACGCAGAGATTGGCGGAACTCACCGGAACCCGAGGGCAGGACTGGCAGAGATTGACGGCGGCGGCCTTCGTCTCGCTCATCGTGCCCCTCATCGTGTTCTTCGGCCTGCAGCGCTACTTCGTGCGCGGCCTGCTGGCGGGTTCGACGAAGGGCTGA